The genomic interval CCATCGTAAAACAAAACTGGCAAGAGAGCCaagaataagaacaacaacaaaggatttcTCAGCCTGGGCTAAAAATGCCAGCATAGAACAATTTAAATTAGGTCCTGATTATGGATTCTCAATAATCTGTGCCACATGGATCCCTTACTCTTAAAAAATCTCCAGCAGTATCAGGGAAATAATAACTAATCATACCTGAATAAAACTGGGGTTCCACAAAATGGAGTTTTGCTGGATAATGAAGTTTTTCATTTCAGGAGCCCAAGGGTCAATCCATCCAATACGGATTCTTTGCAAGGAATGATTTGGGAAGGTGACTGTGTTGATGATATCGTATCCCGTCACCAACTCCCCATTCTCATCAAAAAATATTTCCTCTCCTGCACTATTGTTGAAATGAATTTTTTTCAAGAATGAATGAAGCTAGAAAGGAgtatgcaagaaaaaaaatcagggtaGGGGAGGTGAAAGGGGACACTTTGATTTGTGTCCAATTTGTTGAAATTATGCCTTGGGAACATCATGCACAATGTCTTGCATCTATAATCATGTATGCTGCACTTTCCTCATACTGACGAAAATTCTTACCATCTTGCCCAAATACCAGGAAGATGAtatagaaaagagaaagggacTTAAAAACTATTGGCATTCCCACTAGAATACACAGTCCGTTGCAAGTATCTGAACTGTCAAGGATTTGGAGGAAAGCTGATTCTACACTTTCCTATTTGTCAAGGAAGTTCCTGTTACAGCATTCAGGCACAGAGTGGTTAAAAAGTTCCCTTGTTTCCCATTCATGACCAAACATCTCGGTGGAGCTCAACAAAAGCATGGGAACAAGGACATTAGAGAAGGGCAAGAGATTTTTCCTACCTGCCAGGGGTGGATATTTCGAGGGTTCCACCTTTCTCCATGTCCCCATGCTTTGGGCTTTGATCTTGAAGAAAACATGGCATGAAGAGCATGTGCAATGGCATAAACAGAATTGTAGATGCTGTAACTCTGACTAGACATCCTCATTTCAAAGACAGGTTCAGGTAGGCTGCTCAGTTTCTCCTCCCCAGTACAGTTGGTTGCATTGTCTTTGTATATATCATATTGCGGGAGTGAACATCGAAAGGCATGGGGCCAAATGAAAGCTGCACCATAATTTTCCCTTGGATTCATTTTATTAAGATAGTGTACATAGCCTTCTACCTCTTTTGTGGGCAAGGCAAAGGACAGAGTGCCATTGAGAGATCTGAGGGGGAAAATTTTGCTTACGGTTGATGTAAAGTCCCACTGAGCTGTGATGATCCAAACTGTTGGCTTCATTTTGCCAAATTCATAGAAATATAGAATCATCCGGAAGCCCTCCATAGATCCGGAATCTCCATGAACAAGAATCACATCTGTATCAGTAGATGAAAGAAACAAATATAGTCTAGATATTTCATAAGGGATATCTTCACTGTCTTCTCTCCAGTGCTCATTCACTATTGGAATAATTTCCTTGAAAGCTAAACAAATGCTACTTTGCAATAGCTGAGGAATCAGATTCCTCAGTATTATTTCTCCACTATCATCAGCGGTAACTAAGAGACCAATCCAGGACCATCCAAAATGCTTCAACAGCTTGACAATTGCAACATACTGAATGCTTACATTTGGGATCATTCGGTAGACAGTAGGGAACTGAATTTTATCTTTCAGTGCAGGATCAAAGGAGCCATAACTGAGCTaaagaaaaagacaatgatgtttttAGAACCAATGAAAAAATAATCTTGCATTTTCCTCAATATAAATTATTTgaaaagagactggacagctacctgctcgAAATGTTTAAACTAAACCTGCACTGAGCATGCAATTGGGCTCAATGACCCCTGAGGTACCTCCCAACTATATGATCTTATGGTGTTATGATTCTATGCtacaaaaatatctggaaagagAGAGGTggaaatacagtccgccctccctatatgtgggggatctgttctggactccccccacATAGGGGGAAAtaagtgtatgctcaagccccataggaaataatgaggcATGTGCTCACAGTGACACATGGGGTGCACGGCACAGGTACAcgcctcattacttctaatggggcttactttccatgtaagctcaaagccgcagaaggcaagcccacctatgaggagggctggctgtaacaGGTTTGATGTGCAACAAATGTCACCAAGGAACAGTCATCAAGATTTACATTCTCAAGACAGAAAGGAACAGCATAGGCCTAACTATATGATATATGTAAGAAAACTCGGGAGAGATTTCTCACACAGTTTACGTCCAGGAATTTGAAGTAGAGAGACAATGGTGTGAGCAGTTTCTTTTACAATGACGTTGTACTGTCTTGGATTTTTTTTGCTGGCCTTAATTCACCAACCAGCACTTTTGTCCTTACTTCAGTTCCCAACATCCATGCAGGAAGCAATTTGGAACAGAGATGTTTAAAATAAAGCTACCACAATTTGTCTCATTCCCCCATTTGTGATGTAAGTCAAAAATAGTTCAAATCTGTCTGCCTGAGAGGGACAACTTTTGCCATCTAAGAGGAAAGTCATTTTTGCCGAGACAAAAGTGAAtggattttttcactttcaccAATTTGGAGGAGCTGGGTGGTTATGAGCTTAAATGACTCATCCCCTTTAATCCTCCAAATGTCCTCATTTGCTCATCTGAAGAAGCCTACCTGTGCCATCTTATAGATGTTCAAGATGTGAGGCATCTGCTTGGAATTGTGAGAGGAGAGCCCACCAATGACAGCCATCAGCTTATACTTCCTCTTGCAGAGATAGTTAGGAGGATTCCCATCTCCTGTGAAAAGGACACTCATAGTCCCAGAACATGTTCCCATTTCATTGAAAACTTTCTGAACCGACAGTTCACCCAATGTAACATTGGACAATAGATTAGTATTTTTGTCTATCTCCTTAAGGGTAAATTGAAATGCAAGATACTGCTCAAGGGATTTGGGCACAATGCTGCAATAAGATGTTCACACAGTCTGAATGTTCCCACATTCCAGAAAACAGGCTAGCACCGCTTGTATAAATGCATATATATTTGACTTTCAATTGAATTCAGACATAGTCACTTAAGGGAGACTGACTGACATTAGCGGACTTAGCAAGTCATGACTCACAGAAATTTCATTTCTTAAATagaatgtattttcttttaatttcttaagGTATGAATGATGATAAATTAGAATGTTCTCCATACTTGACCTTCCTACATACTGGTTGGGATTGTTTGTATACAGACATAAGATTTGAAAATCAAAATATTCACCAGACATTTAGTTACCAgaggtaaaagaaagaagaaatcactCTAAATTTACAAGAGAATTGATGACAGCCACAACATTCTACCATAGTTATTACCTAGACCAATGACTTTTCTGTATAATGAAACAGTTACTTACTATGAACTTTTCTCCTCATCTGGATGTCTTTTAAATGAAATCTCTTGAAATGAACTCATCAAAAAGGAGACAAAGTCACCAATGACAATGTCCTTTTTAATAACACAAAATAAACGGTCAACCTTTGTCTTCCAATTGCAAGCAGCGTTCAAACTCTTGCTGGCATTCGGGGGCATGTGCAGCAGCAAAAAGACCAGAAGCAGTGGCATCTGCCTGAATAAGAACAAACCTGTGTACCAGACACACCTGAATACAATCATTAGGACAGGTGTATGGGAGCCCAGTCTTAGTTTCCAATTCCCTGGGACAGCTCTAATGGTGAAATAAATGTAACACTTGCGCAGACTCTAGTCCTGCCTCTGAAGCACCATTTTCATAAAGTCCTCCCTGGTTTCAAGGAACCTCCAAGACCTCTGTCAAACTGATTGTTTTTATCTTATCTTACTCTTTATAGATAAGCATGGTAAATCAGCAATCCTTGGTGGCTGACTCATTTGTGTTTTTGGCTTCTTGATCACCCTGGGCTACAATTACTCCAAGTCGGTGATTAAGATAATGACCCTGTCAGTCTCCTTAGCCAGCAgggaaattaaagaaaatatgcACAATTGCATACAGTCTTTAGGATGGGTCCAGACTTAGTCAGACCTTGATCACATACGTTGATGTCAATGGGACATGAGCCATGACTAATTGAATACTCTATGGCTAGCCTCTTATTAGGAATGTGCCAAGGTTCAACGCAAATGTCCACTCTATTCTGGGACATAACAATAAACAGAAGCAGGGCTGGAGGTGTAAAGCTTTCCTccctactttttaaaagcatctcacTAATTTTGCCCCACTTGGTCTGTTCCAAATCTGCCTGATCCAAAGCAACTGCTATCTgttaaagaaaacaacatttcaacAGCTTTGAATTAAAGgctaaaacaaaacatttaagagcaatttaaaaaagaagaagtagaaTTTTAGGACTGGTcaaaggatttgtaattcatCAAGGACATTCTATCAAGAAATAACCTGCTATTGGCAAATGATTCATGCAGCAATGGAAAGCATTCTTGAGATATGTATTCCTTTTGAACCACACTTATTTTTACTGAATATGACTCATaatgtaaaaaatgtaaaattgaatAGAATCATTCTGTATATGGTTACGTGCGCAAGACTATTGTTTGCACAATACTGTATTGGAAAATACCAGATAACCCATCTATCGAAGAATGGCTGATTAGAATTTATGAAGCCAGAAGTATGGATATATTGTCTTCTTTATTAAAGGAAACATCTAAAGAAAGTTTTGAAAAAGAATGGAGTATTCTAAAAACATTTGAGGAAAAGGGTAAAATATACAATTGAATAATAGTTACGGTTGATTCTAAACTGTGTAATTTGTATATCACCATGAGAATGCATTATTACTATAGGTTGTATATATGGAGTAAATAAGTAATTTACAATATGCGGTAAATATCCAAATGTAAAGGAAGTATAACTAGAAGGACAGTGATGTCGATgattttatgtaaatatatgtgtgtatgttataAT from Sceloporus undulatus isolate JIND9_A2432 ecotype Alabama chromosome 6, SceUnd_v1.1, whole genome shotgun sequence carries:
- the LOC121933909 gene encoding vomeronasal type-2 receptor 26-like; this encodes MSVLFTGDGNPPNYLCKRKYKLMAVIGGLSSHNSKQMPHILNIYKMAQLSYGSFDPALKDKIQFPTVYRMIPNVSIQYVAIVKLLKHFGWSWIGLLVTADDSGEIILRNLIPQLLQSSICLAFKEIIPIVNEHWREDSEDIPYEISRLYLFLSSTDTDVILVHGDSGSMEGFRMILYFYEFGKMKPTVWIITAQWDFTSTVSKIFPLRSLNGTLSFALPTKEVEGYVHYLNKMNPRENYGAAFIWPHAFRCSLPQYDIYKDNATNCTGEEKLSSLPEPVFEMRMSSQSYSIYNSVYAIAHALHAMFSSRSKPKAWGHGERWNPRNIHPWQLHSFLKKIHFNNSAGEEIFFDENGELVTGYDIINTVTFPNHSLQRIRIGWIDPWAPEMKNFIIQQNSILWNPSFIQSPPRSRCVESCHPGQSKTMREGKEICCYDCLQCSERMISNQTDAENCNMCPDDHHPNKNQDQCIPKYIIYMSFEEPLGMVLVSLVLSFSLMTLVMMWIFFQHKNTPIIKANNWTITCTLLFSLLLCFVCSLLFIGKPGVVSCILRQTLFAVVFSIAISSVLAKTLTVVLAFMATKPGNRMRKWVGKHLAVSVIILASLVQTVICVVWLAISPPFPEWDMQSHVDQIIVQCNEGSDAMFYIALSYMGLLAFVSFTVAFFARKLPDTFNEAKLITFSMLVFCSVWVSFVPTYLSTKGKYMVAVEIFSILASSSGLLAFIFLPKFYIVLMRPELNTRDQLVRKKNPRIY